One genomic segment of Bacteroides caccae includes these proteins:
- a CDS encoding alpha-2-macroglobulin family protein yields the protein MKIRQICMVVLLWLGVIPAVQAQSFDKLWKEVEQAGKKSLPKTVIKLTDEIYRKGEKEKNSAQMLKAYMWRMKYQEIVTPDSFYVGLTGLEQWAKQTKQPMDRAILHSLIAGIYADYAANNQWELRRRTEIVEEAPSADLREWTANIFVEKVRTNVKEALADSVLLLKTSSRDYIPFVELGETSEYYHHDMYHLLASRGIESLNRIERLSSGTLPGDISSDPVKQDIISIYGNMISAYQAAGLNEGYVLALLNYLQWRRMADQAFRSFQAKNGLIGLTQDPYLAALNELKSKFKSEPICAEVYLAQAQFAIEKDQPVSALKLCDEAIGLYPSYHRINALKNLRQEILSSYLNVNVISQAFPGEEIKLRASHKNLDGFTVRLFNKAKKLVKEQHYSVLRPEDYRTQDTVFTFKSPEVGAYVMRIVPDIRAKRDSESEFNVTRFKVLTCRLPGQQYEVAALDAQTGHPVPNAKIILYSNDEKVLQEFTTGEEGKVVFPWKSEYRYLKASKGVDTAMPKRSIYGGSYGYYDDEDEATESMTLLTDRSLYRPGQTVYVKGIAYMQKSDTANVLPGKDYTVTLLDTNNQEVGRKSVRTNEFGSFTTDFALPSACLNGMFSLTAGESRTNIRVEDYKRPTFDITFEKQTESYRLGDEVQVKGKIQSYSGVMLQDLPVKYTVKRSVRSFWRISEAVQIASGEVTANGNGEFTIPVRLEESADYKNNDKIYYRYSVEATVINAAGETQSSTEMISAGQRSLILQTELKEKICKDRPFNIVFEAQNLNGQPVEVKGTYSLYPAKDKDYKQLGEKPVATGTFTSNKEMTFNWGKFSSGPYVLKATVKDNQGKEVTAEANTILFSSDDKRPPVQSAVWFYAENTEFDTAHPAVFYFGTSEKDTYIMMNVFCGDKLLESKALNLSDTIVRFQYPYQESYGNGIFVNFCMVRDGQVYQERVQARKRLPDKTLVMKWDVFRDKLRPGQKEEWKLTIKTPQGQAAHAEMLATMYDASLDKIWNRRQDFRVYYQQLLPYSDWMNGYVGNNSYNYWWDRKSLKVPAMLYDRFAMQPDIRNVYAMSESIADGVVVRGYAVQKKMSVTGSVVSRSNAVRYPSALVSEDAADTMFESELVPMAAGKADAASGEEALPEAPAGLRTNLAETAFFYPQLRTNEQGEVSFSFTMPESLTRWNFRGYAHTKGMLMGTLDGEATTSKEFMLTPNLPRFVRVGDKTSIAASVSNMTGKPQAGTVSMILFDPVTEKVVDTQKQKFSVEAGKTIGVNFMFTVSDKYEVLGCRMIADSGTFSDGEQQLVPVLSNKEHLVETLPMPIRGEETRTFSLDSLFNRHSKTATDRKLTIEFTGNPAWYVIQALPSLSLPVNNNAISWATAYYANTLASYIMNSQPRIKAVFDSWRLQGGTKETFLSNLQKNQEVKNILLSESPWVLEAQTEEQQKERIATLFDLNNIRNNNIAALTRLQELQNSNGAWSWYKGMNGSGYVTAYIAELNARLALLTGEKLDGPALALQEKALTYLHQSALEEYKNILKAQKEGVKFTGVSGSILQYLYIVAISGGQVPAANKAAYAYYLSKVKELLPAASMNTKAIAAIVLDKAGQKKEAQEFVASLKEHLTKTDEQGMFFAFNENPYAWGGMRMQAHVDVMEALELIGGNSETVEEMKLWLLKQKQTQQWDSPVTTADAVYALLMKGTNLLDNQGDVRIVIANEVLETVSPSKTTVPGLGYIKRSFTQKNVMDARKIEVEKRNPGIAWGAVYAEYESPIKGVKQQGGELNVQKQLYVERTVNDTPQLQPVTAKTVLQVGDKVVSRLSIRVDRAMDFVQLKDQRGACFEPIGSVSGYRWNNGIGYYVDIKDASTNFFFDHLGKGVYVLEYSYRVSRAGTYETGLATMQCAYAPEYASHSASMTVEVK from the coding sequence ATGAAAATAAGGCAGATTTGTATGGTGGTGCTGTTATGGTTGGGAGTGATTCCGGCAGTGCAGGCACAGAGTTTCGACAAATTATGGAAAGAAGTAGAACAGGCAGGAAAAAAGAGTTTGCCTAAAACAGTAATAAAATTGACTGACGAGATTTACCGGAAAGGAGAAAAAGAAAAGAATTCCGCCCAGATGCTGAAGGCATATATGTGGAGGATGAAATATCAGGAAATAGTGACTCCCGACAGTTTTTATGTCGGTCTGACCGGGCTGGAACAATGGGCGAAACAAACAAAACAGCCTATGGACCGTGCTATATTGCACTCATTGATAGCGGGAATCTATGCTGATTATGCAGCCAATAACCAATGGGAGCTCCGGAGAAGGACGGAAATCGTGGAGGAAGCTCCTTCCGCAGATCTACGCGAATGGACAGCAAATATATTCGTAGAGAAAGTGCGGACAAATGTGAAAGAGGCTCTGGCGGACTCTGTGCTGCTGCTCAAAACGTCCTCACGCGATTATATTCCTTTTGTGGAATTAGGGGAGACTAGTGAATATTATCACCATGATATGTATCATTTGTTGGCTTCCCGTGGCATAGAATCCTTGAACCGGATAGAAAGACTTAGTAGCGGAACATTACCGGGCGATATTTCTTCGGATCCGGTAAAACAGGATATTATATCTATCTATGGAAATATGATTTCCGCCTATCAGGCAGCCGGTCTGAACGAAGGATACGTGTTGGCACTGCTCAACTATTTGCAGTGGCGACGCATGGCGGATCAGGCGTTCCGTTCCTTCCAGGCTAAAAACGGGTTGATAGGACTGACGCAAGATCCTTATTTGGCTGCATTGAATGAACTGAAAAGCAAATTCAAATCGGAACCGATATGTGCTGAAGTTTATTTGGCGCAAGCTCAGTTTGCAATTGAAAAAGACCAGCCGGTAAGTGCCTTGAAACTGTGTGACGAGGCAATCGGACTTTATCCGTCTTACCATAGGATTAATGCTTTGAAGAATCTGAGGCAGGAGATTCTATCTTCTTACTTGAATGTCAATGTGATCAGCCAGGCTTTTCCCGGCGAAGAAATTAAACTGAGAGCTTCGCATAAGAATCTGGACGGTTTTACGGTACGCCTTTTTAATAAAGCGAAGAAGTTGGTGAAGGAACAGCATTATTCGGTTCTTCGTCCGGAAGATTATCGGACGCAGGACACGGTGTTCACTTTCAAGTCCCCGGAAGTGGGAGCTTACGTCATGCGTATTGTTCCTGATATTCGTGCCAAGCGGGATAGTGAAAGTGAGTTTAACGTGACCCGCTTCAAAGTGTTGACGTGCCGTTTGCCGGGGCAACAGTATGAAGTGGCGGCCTTGGACGCTCAAACCGGGCATCCTGTACCCAACGCAAAGATAATATTGTATAGTAATGACGAAAAAGTGTTGCAGGAGTTTACGACGGGAGAAGAAGGAAAAGTGGTGTTCCCCTGGAAATCCGAATACAGATATTTGAAAGCTTCGAAAGGCGTGGATACAGCCATGCCGAAACGAAGTATTTACGGCGGAAGCTACGGTTATTACGATGATGAGGATGAAGCGACGGAAAGTATGACGTTATTGACCGACCGTTCCTTGTACCGTCCCGGTCAGACAGTGTATGTGAAAGGTATTGCTTATATGCAGAAATCGGATACAGCCAATGTGCTTCCCGGTAAAGATTATACTGTAACTTTGTTGGACACAAATAATCAGGAAGTGGGGCGTAAGTCGGTACGTACCAATGAATTCGGTTCGTTTACCACCGATTTCGCATTACCTTCGGCCTGTCTGAACGGAATGTTTTCTTTGACGGCGGGAGAAAGTAGAACGAATATCCGTGTGGAGGATTATAAACGTCCGACATTCGATATTACGTTTGAAAAGCAAACGGAAAGTTACCGACTCGGAGATGAAGTGCAGGTAAAAGGCAAGATACAGTCTTATAGCGGTGTGATGCTTCAGGACCTTCCGGTAAAGTATACGGTGAAGCGTTCTGTTCGCAGTTTCTGGAGGATTTCGGAGGCTGTACAGATTGCTTCGGGTGAAGTGACTGCCAACGGGAACGGAGAATTTACGATCCCGGTTCGCCTGGAAGAAAGTGCAGATTATAAGAATAATGATAAAATATATTATCGTTATTCTGTTGAAGCGACTGTTATCAATGCGGCAGGTGAAACACAGTCGTCTACGGAGATGATTTCGGCAGGACAGCGTTCATTGATTTTGCAGACGGAGTTGAAAGAAAAGATTTGCAAGGATAGGCCGTTCAACATTGTGTTTGAAGCACAGAATCTGAACGGACAGCCTGTGGAAGTGAAAGGTACATACTCTTTATATCCGGCGAAAGATAAGGACTACAAGCAACTGGGCGAGAAACCGGTTGCAACCGGAACGTTTACTTCTAATAAGGAAATGACCTTCAATTGGGGGAAATTTTCTTCCGGGCCGTATGTGCTGAAGGCAACGGTGAAAGATAACCAGGGAAAAGAAGTGACGGCGGAAGCAAATACGATTCTTTTCTCTTCTGACGACAAACGTCCGCCTGTTCAGTCCGCCGTGTGGTTCTATGCAGAGAATACGGAATTTGACACTGCTCATCCGGCGGTATTCTATTTCGGAACTTCGGAAAAGGATACCTATATAATGATGAATGTATTTTGCGGTGATAAACTGCTGGAAAGCAAGGCACTGAATCTGTCCGATACGATTGTTCGTTTTCAATATCCGTATCAGGAAAGTTACGGTAACGGTATCTTCGTGAACTTCTGTATGGTGAGGGACGGACAGGTTTATCAGGAACGGGTTCAGGCGAGAAAACGTTTGCCGGACAAGACATTGGTGATGAAGTGGGACGTATTCCGTGATAAATTGCGTCCCGGACAGAAAGAGGAATGGAAACTGACAATCAAGACACCGCAGGGACAGGCTGCTCATGCCGAAATGTTGGCGACGATGTATGATGCCTCACTTGATAAAATCTGGAACCGCCGGCAGGATTTCCGGGTTTACTACCAGCAACTGCTTCCTTATTCCGATTGGATGAACGGATATGTTGGAAATAACTCCTACAATTATTGGTGGGATCGTAAGTCTCTCAAAGTACCTGCAATGTTGTATGACAGATTCGCTATGCAGCCTGATATAAGAAATGTATATGCGATGTCAGAATCCATAGCTGATGGAGTAGTGGTCAGAGGATATGCAGTGCAAAAGAAAATGTCGGTGACAGGCAGCGTTGTAAGCCGGAGCAATGCGGTGAGATATCCATCGGCGCTAGTTTCCGAAGATGCTGCGGATACAATGTTTGAATCGGAGTTAGTGCCAATGGCAGCAGGAAAGGCCGATGCCGCTTCCGGAGAAGAAGCGCTTCCTGAAGCTCCTGCCGGCTTGCGTACAAATCTTGCCGAGACTGCTTTCTTCTATCCCCAACTCCGTACCAATGAGCAGGGAGAGGTTTCTTTCTCTTTCACTATGCCCGAAAGTCTGACACGTTGGAATTTCCGTGGATATGCTCACACCAAGGGAATGTTAATGGGAACGCTGGACGGAGAAGCTACTACCAGTAAAGAATTTATGCTGACCCCGAATCTGCCACGTTTCGTGCGTGTGGGCGATAAGACCTCTATTGCTGCCTCTGTCTCTAACATGACTGGCAAGCCGCAAGCAGGAACAGTAAGTATGATTCTTTTCGATCCGGTGACGGAGAAGGTTGTCGACACACAGAAACAGAAGTTCTCCGTTGAGGCAGGCAAGACAATTGGCGTGAACTTCATGTTTACCGTCAGTGATAAATACGAGGTACTGGGTTGTCGGATGATAGCCGATAGCGGCACATTTAGCGACGGAGAGCAACAATTGGTTCCGGTACTCAGCAACAAGGAACATTTGGTAGAGACACTGCCCATGCCTATACGTGGAGAAGAAACTCGCACCTTCTCGCTCGACAGTTTGTTCAACCGGCATAGTAAAACGGCAACAGACCGTAAACTGACGATTGAATTTACCGGAAATCCTGCTTGGTATGTTATTCAGGCATTGCCTTCTTTGAGCCTTCCGGTCAATAATAACGCTATTTCATGGGCTACCGCCTACTATGCGAATACATTGGCTTCGTATATAATGAACAGTCAGCCACGCATCAAGGCTGTGTTTGATAGCTGGAGACTTCAGGGCGGTACGAAGGAAACCTTCTTGAGCAACTTGCAAAAGAATCAGGAAGTGAAGAATATTCTGTTGTCCGAATCTCCGTGGGTACTCGAAGCACAGACTGAAGAACAGCAGAAAGAGCGTATCGCTACACTGTTCGACTTGAATAATATCCGTAACAATAATATCGCTGCACTGACCAGATTGCAGGAATTGCAAAATTCCAACGGTGCCTGGTCATGGTATAAAGGAATGAACGGCAGCGGTTATGTCACGGCCTATATTGCCGAATTGAATGCCCGCCTTGCTCTGCTGACCGGTGAGAAGTTGGACGGACCAGCACTTGCTTTACAGGAAAAGGCGTTGACTTATCTTCACCAATCAGCTTTGGAAGAATACAAAAATATTCTTAAAGCACAGAAAGAAGGAGTGAAGTTCACAGGAGTGTCGGGCTCTATCCTGCAATATCTGTATATTGTCGCTATTTCCGGCGGACAGGTTCCTGCTGCCAATAAAGCTGCGTATGCTTATTATCTTTCTAAAGTGAAAGAGTTGCTTCCGGCAGCTTCAATGAATACGAAGGCGATTGCTGCTATCGTGCTCGATAAAGCCGGACAAAAGAAAGAAGCGCAGGAATTTGTTGCTTCTCTGAAAGAACATCTGACAAAGACGGACGAACAGGGGATGTTCTTCGCTTTCAACGAGAATCCTTATGCGTGGGGAGGAATGAGGATGCAGGCTCATGTAGACGTTATGGAAGCTTTGGAATTGATCGGCGGAAACAGCGAAACGGTGGAAGAAATGAAACTCTGGCTGTTGAAACAGAAGCAGACGCAACAATGGGATTCCCCTGTAACTACGGCAGATGCGGTGTATGCACTGTTGATGAAAGGTACTAATTTGCTTGACAATCAGGGCGATGTACGGATTGTGATTGCCAATGAAGTACTGGAAACGGTGAGTCCGAGCAAGACTACGGTGCCGGGACTGGGATATATCAAACGTTCGTTTACACAGAAGAATGTCATGGATGCCCGCAAGATTGAAGTGGAAAAGAGAAATCCGGGGATTGCCTGGGGAGCTGTTTATGCAGAATATGAATCGCCGATCAAGGGTGTGAAGCAACAGGGAGGTGAGTTAAATGTACAGAAACAATTATATGTGGAACGTACGGTGAATGATACCCCTCAGCTGCAACCGGTCACGGCAAAGACGGTGCTTCAGGTAGGTGATAAGGTTGTTTCCCGTTTGAGTATCCGTGTAGACCGTGCAATGGACTTTGTACAGTTGAAAGATCAGCGTGGCGCTTGTTTCGAGCCGATCGGCAGTGTCTCCGGTTATCGCTGGAATAACGGAATCGGCTATTATGTGGACATTAAAGATGCTTCTACCAATTTCTTCTTCGATCACTTGGGGAAGGGAGTTTATGTACTGGAATATAGTTACCGTGTCAGTCGTGCGGGAACTTACGAAACGGGGCTGGCAACCATGCAATGTGCCTATGCGCCGGAATATGCTTCTCATTCGGCTTCAATGACGGTAGAAGTGAAATAA
- a CDS encoding DUF1573 domain-containing protein, producing MKRNLLSIFFLLIVTLAAVAQPRISSNKETHNFGQIEWKRPVTVEYTITNTGNQPLVLTNVTTSCACAVADWTKEPIAPGAKGIVKASFDAKALGRFEKSVGIYSNATPSLVYLKFTGEVVQEIKDYTKTHPFAIGNIRIDRDEFAFPDVYRGQQPTMTFSIANLSDRPYEPVLMHLPPYLKMEAEPKVLLKGKKGTVKLTLDASQLNDYGLTQTSVYLSRFAGDKVSEDNEIPVSAILLPDFSRMTAKDSLDAPAIRISETNIDLSVPLIKKKKASYNILIANAGKTPLVISKLQVFNSSVGVSLKKTVLPPDGMTKLKVTIRKRDVGNKKHHLRILMITNDPLNPKVEINIKR from the coding sequence ATGAAACGTAATTTACTATCTATATTTTTTCTGCTTATTGTCACTTTGGCAGCTGTCGCCCAACCTCGTATTTCTTCTAATAAGGAGACGCACAACTTCGGACAAATAGAATGGAAACGTCCGGTGACAGTGGAGTATACCATTACCAATACCGGAAATCAGCCTTTGGTGCTGACCAACGTCACCACTTCTTGTGCCTGTGCCGTGGCCGACTGGACAAAAGAACCGATTGCTCCCGGAGCGAAAGGTATTGTAAAGGCTTCATTTGATGCCAAAGCATTGGGACGTTTCGAGAAGTCGGTCGGTATTTATAGCAATGCTACTCCGAGTCTGGTTTATCTGAAGTTTACGGGTGAAGTGGTGCAGGAAATAAAGGATTATACGAAGACTCATCCTTTCGCTATCGGTAATATCCGTATCGACCGGGATGAATTTGCCTTCCCCGATGTATATCGCGGACAGCAACCAACTATGACGTTCAGCATTGCCAACCTTTCCGACCGTCCTTATGAACCGGTACTGATGCATCTTCCTCCTTACCTGAAAATGGAGGCGGAACCTAAAGTGCTGCTCAAAGGAAAGAAAGGAACTGTCAAACTGACGCTGGACGCCAGCCAACTGAATGATTACGGATTGACACAGACTTCCGTCTATCTCTCCCGTTTTGCCGGTGATAAGGTCAGTGAGGATAATGAAATTCCCGTTTCGGCTATTCTACTTCCCGATTTCTCGCGGATGACGGCGAAAGATTCGTTGGACGCACCGGCTATCCGTATCTCGGAAACAAATATAGACCTCAGTGTACCATTGATAAAGAAAAAGAAAGCCAGCTACAATATCTTGATTGCTAATGCCGGAAAGACTCCGTTAGTAATCAGTAAGTTGCAGGTGTTTAATTCTTCTGTGGGCGTTAGTCTGAAAAAGACCGTGCTGCCGCCGGACGGAATGACGAAGCTGAAAGTAACGATTCGTAAGCGTGACGTCGGTAATAAGAAGCATCATTTACGCATTCTTATGATTACAAACGACCCGTTGAATCCCAAAGTTGAAATCAATATCAAACGCTAA
- the meaB gene encoding methylmalonyl Co-A mutase-associated GTPase MeaB, whose protein sequence is MEHPENSGEYKGLAVNKGIEQPSSVNPYLKRKPKKRQLSVAEFVEGIVKGDITILSQAVTLVESVKPEHQAVAQEVIEKCLPHSGNSVRIGISGVPGAGKSTSIDVFGLHVLEKGGKLAVLAIDPSSERSKGSILGDKTRMEQLSVHPKSFIRPSPSAGSLGGVARKTRETIVLCEAAGFDKIFVETVGVGQSETAVHSMVDFFLLIQLAGTGDELQGIKRGIMEMADGIVINKADGDNLERAKLAATQFRNALHLFPAPESGWTPQVLTYSGFYNIGVKEIWDMIYEYIDFVKTNGYFEYRRNEQSKYWMYETINEQLRDSFYHNPKIEAMLLEKEQQVLQGNLTSFIAAKSLLDTYFADLKRDD, encoded by the coding sequence ATGGAACATCCTGAAAATAGTGGAGAATACAAAGGGCTTGCTGTCAACAAAGGCATCGAGCAGCCTTCGTCTGTAAATCCTTACCTGAAACGTAAGCCGAAAAAACGTCAGCTTTCGGTGGCGGAGTTTGTTGAGGGGATTGTGAAAGGCGACATTACTATTTTGAGCCAGGCTGTGACATTAGTGGAAAGTGTGAAACCGGAACATCAGGCCGTAGCACAAGAGGTGATAGAGAAATGCCTGCCTCATTCCGGAAATTCTGTCCGTATAGGTATCAGCGGAGTTCCCGGCGCGGGAAAGAGTACTTCGATAGATGTATTCGGTTTGCACGTGCTTGAAAAAGGAGGAAAGCTGGCTGTGTTGGCTATCGACCCCAGTAGCGAACGTAGTAAAGGCAGTATCTTAGGAGATAAGACGCGTATGGAACAGCTTTCCGTACATCCGAAATCATTTATCCGCCCTAGCCCCTCGGCAGGTTCGTTGGGAGGAGTGGCACGCAAAACGCGTGAGACGATTGTACTCTGCGAGGCTGCCGGATTCGATAAGATTTTTGTGGAAACCGTCGGGGTGGGACAGAGTGAAACGGCTGTTCATTCTATGGTAGATTTCTTCCTGCTGATTCAGTTGGCAGGTACAGGAGACGAGTTGCAAGGCATTAAGCGCGGTATTATGGAAATGGCCGATGGCATTGTGATCAACAAGGCCGACGGGGATAATCTGGAACGTGCAAAACTTGCTGCTACTCAATTTCGTAACGCTTTGCATCTTTTCCCTGCTCCCGAATCGGGATGGACTCCCCAAGTGTTGACCTATTCCGGTTTTTATAATATCGGAGTGAAGGAGATATGGGATATGATTTATGAATATATTGACTTTGTGAAGACCAACGGTTATTTTGAATATCGTCGTAACGAGCAAAGTAAATACTGGATGTATGAAACGATCAACGAACAACTTCGTGACAGTTTCTATCATAATCCGAAGATTGAAGCCATGCTTCTGGAAAAGGAACAGCAAGTGTTGCAAGGAAATCTGACATCATTTATAGCCGCAAAGAGCCTACTCGATACTTATTTCGCAGACCTGAAACGGGACGACTAG